A region of the Coffea eugenioides isolate CCC68of unplaced genomic scaffold, Ceug_1.0 ScVebR1_1214;HRSCAF=2032, whole genome shotgun sequence genome:
AACACAAAGAGATAAAGGGGTTAATAGCGGCAGCCGAGCAAAGAACAAATGCTTACATAAAAAATAATCAGGCATGTAAATATAGCAGCAGAAACAATAGAATAACTCGTATATGCAAGAATAAGGATCACAAAAGGTACAGGAAGTCAAAAAGTCCCAAACTAAAAAAAGGTAAAGCTGGAGCAGGCCATAAGCGGTGATGCATCAGAAAATGTATCCCAAAGATGCACAAATTAAGGATAAAATATAGAGAAAAGAGCAAAACGAGAACAAAATCAGAAGAACTAACCTGTGAACACGAAGAAGCTCAACACCGCAGAAGTGAATAACAGCAGAAACTATCAAAGAAATGGCAATCATGTAAGAGGTAATAAGAAAAGGTGAAAAAAATgggagaaaaaaaatagaagctAATTTGGTGATAATAATCTAGAAGGGGCagacaaaaaagggaaaaaatagtTGAACCAGTGCATTAGAAAGCCGAGAAGCAAGgaagaaataaaaaggaaagcagCCTGATAGCAATTCTTGAAATATAAATTAAGCCGAACTATAAAATCAACACGCTCACCAGGAAGAAAAACGACAGCACCAGTGCAAATTAAAACCAGACTGATAAATTAGGGAAAATGAAGGTTCAAAATAGCCAAAGAAAACGAAGAACAATCGATATGAGGTAGTTCCCTCTGTCTAACAAAGAAACAAGAGTTTTAGAATAGAGAAAAGAATGCAGTGGGTGCACAATTACCATTGTTCATGATGATGCTCAGTAGAAAATCCGCCGCGGAAAACCAGAGAAACGTTGTAACCATTGTGCAAATGCAAAACACCAAACAATGTCAATCAACCGCAGCAAAAGGAAGCTGATGGTAGACAATGGCGAAAAATGACGGTTTTTTTATAGATTTACAAACATAACCTCAAGTAAAGGGCAAAAGGCGACAAGGTCCATGGAGTGGAATCGTAAATATAGCCACAAGGGATGGGTAATATAGAAAATTAAGGTAGCAATTAATTAGGTCAAGTACAGTCACTTGTCCGCAGAAACAGGCTGGTGACAAGTAGTGTCTGATGAGGAGCTCGAGAAAGCTTGCTCTGgaactaaacaaacaaaatgCAGGCTTGTTTATAAAAATGAGTCAATCAGATTAGCAATAAGGAGTTTGGTTACGACAGGAAAAGTAACGAAAGAAAAGAATAAGACAAGCATATTTCTTGGCTAATAACTACATAGAAGCGGTAATTAAATGCGATTTTTTTGGGTAACAAAAagtattaataattaaaaaagcCAGCAATTTAATGTGATTTTTGTAGCAATAAAACTGCCAAATTAGAACCGAATTAATAAAAGAGTAATTGAAAAAAGCTGATaattaaatttcatttgttgggcaacccaaaacaaaagagGACATTTTCTTaatgaaatttggaaaaaagGAAATTAGATGTGATATTtctgagaagaaaagaaatgttTCTAATAATTGCAAAAAAGTTATGAATTAAATGCGATTTGTTGGGCAACAAAAAATGGCGATAAAAAAAATGGTATTATTTATCAGTTATTAAAAATGTATTCTAAAAAGTTGGTAATTAAATATGATTTGTTTGCTAACAAAAAAAAGAACACAAATAAAAATAGGTAAGTAAATAATTATAACAATTAATAGCCGGGAATCAATAATTAAGCATGGTGTGTGGCGTGACCAGGTAAAATCAATTAAAGTGTAAAATTTTCACAATTGAAGGATAACAAAAGCAATtacaaaaaaaagataatatATAATAACTAATACATTTCAAGCGTAATATAAGCAATTATTGCAAAAAAGAGTAATTATTAATAATTGCAATTTATCTGGAAACAAAGGGAAAGTAGTAATAATTGTAAAGACCTGGGATGTCAAGTTTTTTGGCAACACAATCTATTGTTgagaaaggggaaaaatggcATAATTAATAAGTCATtaacaattaagaataaataattGGTAATTTAAAAAAAGGGAATCCAAATAAAAAGAGATAAATAAATAGTTATAACAATTAACAACAGAGAATTGATAATCAAATGCGGTGCGCGGCGTGGACAAACGATAAATGACACCAACGGAAGCGCACCACATTGTTGATTGTTTACGTAAAATCGATACCAAATAAAATTGTAATAAAAATTTGATAATAATAGTCGAATGCCCTCCCCTCtgattctaaaaaaaaaaaaaaacatgtgcCAATAATTAACATAAGCCAATTACAAGAAATCGATAAGTAATTGCGATTTATTTGGAAAGTCCAAATATGTTAATAACTGTAACAGGGGGATAGCTAAATGCGATTTGTTGCGTAATAAATTAAAAGCGAGTTTATTAATCAGTTAACGAACAATTAATTGGAAAGAATTTGATAATTATATGCGTTTTTTTGAGGAACCACAAAAGCCATTCTTTAGCTAACAAGTGGGGAAAATGCTAATTAGATAGTTTAAAAAGAGGGATAGTTCCAATTCAATAGGGGAATTATTGGATAATTCTGCCGGGATAATTCTAAACCAACAAGGGAATGAGAGGGGCTGTAGCATCCAAAAAAAGGTTATTAACAAGCACTTCCAtccaattttaaaaaaagaaaagggaaaaaaaaaccaaacgACGTGGGACCACAATTTAGCAGCAGGCTCCAATGCAGACATCCaagcaaacaaagaaaagaaagaaacaatcGGCTGGAGGGAGCAATTCACGCGAGCGAATCACACGGAGCAGACGACCACCAATCGGCCAATGGAAGTCCGGCACGTCAGCAATCAGAACTCGATTGAAAAGCTCCCCATTCCCGCATAGACTAGATATGTTAATaagtagggatggcaacggggcgggggtcCTCTCCCCCGCCCCCCGTCCCGTTGCCTATTCAGCTCTCCCCCCGTCCCCCGCTCGCTCCCCTCGTTTCCTGCTCCCGGCCGCCCCCGCCCGCCTTGCCCCGCGGggtataaatattttattaatataatttttatttataatttaattttcaattaaataattcaaatactaaaataatccAATACATCCACCCAATTACTTATTTATTCGTAatttttacaattgaaaccaTAAAACAATCAaagaagtttatttgaatacaatccaatatgatcgaaaataaatataactaaaatagtcaagttttcactctttagtacaaatgcaatcactaatttttttattgtgtttttgtgcttttttttgagcaaaaatgtTATTCTTATtaaagtgtaattagaaatttagttcCTAATGTATTAGTAAAATTtaagtataactaattaataaagttCTATTTAGTTAGAACATGCATGAAATTATTTCATGattaattgataatatcattttATATTACATAACTAATATatcattatataatacatctaaacTAATAATAATCATTATCAATAGAATTTCTATAACTAATTActttacatattatatatatttatatattatatatatatttttttgtttttgctggGTGGCGGGGCGCGGGGTATACTCCCCCCCCCGCCCCGTTGGTTTCTAAGCGGTTTGGGGAAATaattcccccccgcccccgccccaccccccgtcccgagagccccccgcgggcactcgcccccattgccatccctaattaTAAGTACCGAGTCATTTCGAATAATACAGTATTACTGTTTCGgccaaaaaaaaagtgtttaACAACTGTGCGGTGCATAGGTGGGGCCCTGAACCAGGTTCACTCGACCTTTTACACAACCCTACTCCTCCACCCTTAAAGGCTTAAACCCTAACAGTCCTTGTGACTTGCTGCTTTCCTCTCCACAACTccatctctccctctctcgtcTCTCCCATGGAAGTCTGAGCGTAAAACTTCAATCCCTCACTTTCCCAAATCCCTCCCGGATCAAAACCTTAAAAATCGATTCGAAGAATGGCGTATCTTTCAGCTTCGAAACCATCTCATTTCCATCCCAGAAACCTCTCAAATGTCTCCACCCCACTTTCGCTAAAAtccctcttcttcttctgctcATCCCCAGGTAGTAACCCAGATCAGGGAACAGCGCCCATTTCACCAACTGAATCCACTGGGCCAGAAACACGGAATGTTGATCCTGCGGCAACGCCATCCAGAAGCCCAAGAGGTAAGCATCGTCGTCTTCAGaaaaacccagaaaaattaGAAGATATTATCTGTAGAATGATGGCTAATCGTGCTTGGACTACCCGTTTACAGAATTCTATTCGCAATTTGGTTCCTAGCTTTGATCATGAACTTGTTTATAATGTACTTCATGGTGCGAAAAACTCTGAGCACGCGCTCCAGTTCTTCAGATGGGTGGAAAGGGCTGGACTTTTTCAGCATACTAGAGAAACCCATTTGAAAATTATTGAGATTTTAGGCCGAGCTTCGAAGCTCAATCACGCCAGGTGTATTCTGTTGGATCTGCCACAAAAGGGGGTCGAGTGGGATGAGGATATGTGGGTTCTGTTGATTGAGAGCTATGGTAGCGCGGGCATTGTGCAGGAGAGTGTGCAGCTGTTTCAAAAAATGGAGGAGTTGGGGGTTCAGAGGACGATAAAAACGTATGATGCTTTGTTTAAGGTTATAATGCGCAGAGGGCGGTATGGGATGGCCAAGAGGTACTTTAATAAGATGTTGAAGGAGGGGATTGAGCCCACAAGGCATACCTATAACCTTATGATTTGggggtttttcctttcttcgAAAGTGGAAAGTGCGGTAAGGTTCTTTGAGGAGATGAAAAGTAGGGAAATTTCACCTGATGTTGTCACTTATAATACCATGATCAATGGGTATTGTCGTGTTAAAAACATGGAGGAGGCTGAGAAGTATTTCGTGGAGATGAAGGGGAGGAATTTAGAGCCATCAGTGATAACTTACACGACTTTGATTAAGGGTTTTGTTTCTGCTGGGGGAGTTGACAATGCATTGAGATTtctggaagaaatgaagaaatttgggATTAAGCCAAATGCTATTACGTACTCAACCTTGTTGCCAGGGCTGTGTGATGCAGACAAGATGTCCGAAGCTGATAAGATTTTGAAGGAGATGGTCGAAAGACATATTGCTCCAAATGATGACTCAATCTTCACGAGACTGTTGTCTGGACAGTGCAAGGCAGGTCATTTGGATGCGGCTGCTGATGTGCTCAAAGCAATGATTCGCTTGAGTATTCCAACAGACGCTGGGCATTATGGTATCCTGATAGAGAATTTCTGTAAGGCTGGTGCGTATCAACGAGCTGTTCAATTGTTGGATAAGCTTATAGAGAAGGAAATCATCTTAAGACCACAGACTACTTTGCAAATGGAGCCTAGTGCTTACAATCCAGTCATTGAGCATCTATGCAACAATGGACAGACAAGAAAAGCTGAGTTGCTTTTGCGACAGTTGATGAAAATGGGTGTCCAGGATCCAGTTGCCTTCAACAATCTGATTCGTGGCCATTCAAAAGAAGGTACTCCTGAGTCAGCTTCTGAACTTTTGACAATCATGGTTAGGAGGAAGGTTGTTTCAGAAGCAAGTGCTCACGTATCACTTATCGAAAGTTACTTGACCAAGGATGAGCCTGCTGATGCTAAGTCAGCTTTGGATACTATGATTGAGAATGGTCATCTGCCAGACTCGTCTCTATATAGGTCAGTGATGGAGAGCTTGTTTGCAGATGGAAGGGTTCAAACAGCAAGCAGGGTGATGATGACTATGCTGGAGAAGGGTGTGAAAGAGCACATGGATTTGATTGCTAAAATCTTGGAGGCTCTCCTTCTGAGGGGCCATGTAGAGGAAGCCCTGGGAAGAATTGAATTGCTTATGCAAAATGGACTTGCACCTAACTTTGATAATCTTCTGTCCATTCTCTGTGAGAAAGGGAAGACAATTGCTGCTTTGAAGTTGTTAGATCATTGTTTACAGAGAGATTATAGTGTTGACTTCTCCAGCTATGATAAAGTTTTGGATGGCCTTTTAGCTGCTGGAAAAACTCTTAATGCATATTCAATTCTGTGCAAGATAACGGAGAAAGGAGGAGTTACAGACAAAAATAGCTATGAAGACTTAATCAAGACCCTTAATGCAGAGGGAAACACTAAGCAAGCAGATATTCTTTCAAGAATGATCATGGCCTCCGAtagcaagaaaggaaagaaacaagCGGCTATGGCATAGTTGGCCGCCTCTTTATTCTGGACTCTTCGAATTTGAGGGTTACAACTTTTGATTTTAGCATACTTTAACGTGATATTATGGGTTTAGCTAAGTGGCAGAATAGTTCAGGTCGAATTGCATGTCTTTTTTAATCTTAAATAGCAGAATCTAATTGTTTTCTGTAGAAATTATGAAAGTCTACCTCTtcagaataaataaaagaagGAAATATGCTGCTGAGGTTTTCATAAAAGCATATAACCTTGTATTCATATTATTGACACTTTGACACTGTACTGTATACAAGAAAGccaaatttttgcatttattaTCGGGTTATTGCTGTTGAGAAATGAGAACTGCTAGAGCTTTGCAGGATCATCTCTCATTGAAGGATTTCTAATCCCGATTTACATGGAAAGCATCCGTCTTGATATCTAAGAAGCTCTCTGCGTAGGAACAGCCTCTGGGTACATTGTGCTTCAGCACATGACACTGTAATATTCCAGCTCGTGGAAATATATAATTACATTGTTGTCTTTGTGTTTTGGTTTTTGGTAAGGTCAACTGTTCCGCTATTTTCTTAACTGGACCTTGATGATGAGTGAAGTATGGCTTATCTTGCTTTGTTTTCTATCTTTGTTACTGTTGCCTTGATAAGGATTAAAATTGGATTGGGCAAAGTAATTTCTGCTTTTGTTGATTAAAGATAGGATCATCCATCATGTGGTATGTCACCGTCACGTTAGTGGTATCtcaagagttttttttttttttttttgggtcacaCACTTATTTCTACAGTGTGATTTACCATAATGTGGTTATCACATCACACTGTAgaattttccttaaaaaaatgtCTACAAAGTAAATAAAGAGGAAAGGCTGGCAAAAGGTCAAAGGGCTCATTCTATTTAGCACTTCGTTGCCTTACTTTCAAGTACGCCAATAGGGCAGTTGAACACTAGCTAGCTTATGCCAACTCGAGTTTAGTTGGGATGGCAATATCAGTTAGCTCACAAGGTACTAGAGATTGTTCTTCTAAACCAATTCAATTTTGGGACTCTTGATTTCAACCGACGGTGTTACAGATGCAATGGGACTCTTGATTGAGGTCGATTCGATTGTAGTTTTTTTTCATTCAGATTTCAGCAATCTTTCGTCTCtgtgaaaaggaaaaggaaaggaatgGACTAgaaatttctgaatttgatAGCCCCCAAACCCCTTAAAAAACACAAGGGAGGGCTTTGATATGAATTTATCTTTCGTTTCTTTGGCAAATATTACACTTATGCTCGGTCGGAACAGCGGATGGACGATTGCCCGTGCGACACTCTCCTGTTAATTAATACTCTCAAAGATCTTCACCTAACACATGATCCTGCTTAATGAACAATTATACAGAACATCACTGATCTGAAGTTGTTGGATAGTACTAAAGTCTTGACTTCGAAGTTCCCGGTTAGGTAGGTGTTGAATTGTTCCATGCACTATCACATGATTCTGTACAAGAGTTTTTTTGACTCGGgggaatttttttaataaacgaCCATAATTGGATTATTCTTAAGAAACTGGTTATATTTAATAAAACTCGCTCGTGAGTGTCTCACCATTAAATCATCCTGTGGTTGGCCATTGGACGTTTGTAATTAAATAAAGAACTGCGTTGCATTTTGCATAGAAGGAGAATATGCTTTTTACCATTCTCAAGGCATATTATTCTATGGGAGGATACTTTTTTCACGGTCCATACCAAACTATACTTCCAACTTCCAAGGAAATAAAGTGCAATAATTTGAGCTCTTCAGCTAAGGCAAGGTAAACCTGTTGCCTCTGCACAAGAAAATGGTACTCTGGTATAATACTAGTAGACAAGTACGTACGTTGAGGATAGGCAGGCTGAGAGCCAGAAGTTCAACTACCACATATGAAATAGCCACACCCGCAACATTCAACAACCACATAACAACGGATGGATCATCATTCATCACCCCACTCCCGGTCCCATACATTGTTTGTTtgtttctggcttaggaaatccTCATTCTCAGCCTAAAGAGATTGGGTTGCCCCACACAGGTTTTGAAAGGTTTGAAGCTCCGCAGCAGTCCATCTCAATACAAATTCTGAAATTTACTCTGTGTTTATCCAAGATATCATATAACGAACATTGGAACTCTTATTGGTCCGTTTAATATCGTTAAGAAGCGCAGAACATCACATTTCCAATCACAGCAAAATGACTCAGAAAAGCTACTCACCATTCAAAGACTCTGCGAGCAGTTTTGATGATACATGGCAATGTGGAGGAGAGCTTATTAGTCTCATTTATCTATTAAAACATGAGAAAACATaataaagaggaaaaaaaacaaacaaacaaacaaaaaggaCCTCCAATCAAATAACCACATCAAATTACAAAAACCATGTTCCAGTGTACAAGTTCAGAAGCATCCTAAACTGCCTCCTCTCTGCAGCCTCAAATTGCTCCACCGATGAAGGCAGCTGCTAAAGCAAGAAATATTTCTTCTCTTATTATGAAATGTCAAATGGCAGTCAATTGAGCCAAGTACCTCACCAAGGGTTTTTGCTGTAAACTGCATGCCCCATATAACGAATCCAAAATACCTCAGCACAGAACGAGCAACTGGAAATCCCATTTTCTGAAGCCTAAGAAACACTTTTCGCTGCAGCTACAACAGCCTCTGCTGTAATGCCAAGCTCCTTGTATATTTTTCCTGCAGGAGCACTAGCACCAAATCGGTCAATTCCGATTGCTTTTCCTTTAGGTCCAACAATCTTTTCCCATCCGAATGTTGATCCAGCCTCGATGCTAACCCTAGCTGTTACAGCCGCTGGAAAGACACTTTCCTTGTACTCAGCTGATTGCTCATCAAAAAGCTCCCATGAAACAAGAGAGACAACTCTGACGGCCTTCCCTTCCTTTCTTAGTTCATCAGCAGCTTTGGCTGCAATTTCCAACTCTGAACCAGTTCCAATCAAGATCACATCAGGCTTGTTGCCTGAAGAGTTGTCTGATATAATGTAGCCACCCTTTGCCACTCCTTCAATAGAAGTTCCAGCAagttggggcaacttttgcctTGAGAGAGCAAGGATTGATGGTCTCTTCCTATTGAGGACAGCTACCTTGTAAGAACCAGCTGTCTCATTGCCATCAGCTGGACGCAACATCAAAATATTAGGCATTGCCCGAAAACTTGCCAAGTGCTCAATTGGCTGATGGGTGGGTCCATCTTCTCCCAGCCCAATTGAATCATGAGTCATCACGTAGATAACACCGGCCTCAGACAAGGCAGATATCCTAATGGCAGCTCTCATGTAGTCAGTGAACACAAAGAAAGTTGCACAGTAGGGAAGTAGGCCAGGGCTGTGGAGAGCAATCCCATTACAGATGGATCCCATACCATGCTCACGTACACCAAACCTAACATTACGTTCTTCTGGTGTCTTCGTTTGGAAGTCACCATACATTTTAAGAAGGGTCATGTTAGAGGAGGCAAGATCAGCACTCCCACCAAGCAGACCAGGGAGAACCTTAACAAGGGCATTAAGATTTTGCTGAGACAGGTTTCTGGTGGCATCAGCTGGGCTCTCAGGAGTGTATGCCTGAGGGCAAAAGTATAAAAATCACAACTGAATCAAACCACAGGACAAGGGAAGGGACTGCAATGCCAGGTCAATAGATCTGACTTGAAAGCAGACACTAAATATAATTGAGTCCAATTTGTTTAGTCcaaaagaaaagtttccaaAGACAAAggataatatatatatgcaaatTAACAGAATGAATCTCGATGTCACAAGGtgaaataaaagagcaaatctGTTTCTTAGCTACTTACAGGAAGCGCTTTCTCCCATCCAGCTGGCAATTCACCAGTTATGAGGGACTTCAACTCAGCAGCTTCTTCTGgatattttttttcatattcaGCAAATTTGGCATTCCATTCAGCTTCATAAGCAGCACCCACAGGAACATGGCGGCTCCAGTGTCTGAAGAAAAAATGATCACAATTgtaagttttcaagaaaaagttAACCAAGCTTTATCCAATTCAAGAAGCAGGCGAGATCATTCATACTTCTTGACATCCTCAGGAACATGGAAAGGCTCATAAGGCCATCCAAGGTTCTGCCTAGTGGCCTCTACTTCCTTGGCACCCAACGCACTGCCATGTACACTGTATGAGTTTGCCTTGTTGGGGGATCCATAACCAATTGTTGTGGTAACCTGTATGGAAGaaatatatttaacaaaaatatcCCAATTTGAAGAATGCAGGAAGAAACACCAAGCAATCAAGCCGGAAATATTTCAAATCTACCAGCCCATTCACTTTAGCGGAGGAACTGTTTTAGAGATAAATGCAGCAACAACTATAGGAAAACATGAAGTAAGGCTCAAGATGAAGCATAATCAGTATCTGACCTTGATCAAGGTAGGCTTGTCTTTTACAGCCTTTGCTTCCTTGATGGCAGCACGAATTTCATCATAACCTGTATTACCATTCTTGACCCAGATAACATGCCATCCAAGAGCCTCAAACCGGAGTTCGACACTCTCGGTAAAAGCAATTTCAGTATCACCATCAATTGAAATATGGTTATCATCATAGAAGGCAATCAGCTTTCCAAGTCCCCAGTGGCCAGCAAGGGAGCTAACTTCATTTGAGACCCCCTCCATTTGACATCCATCACCAAGGATAACATATCTATATAAGATGTAAAAGTCCCGTCATTAAAGAACATAGAGAACTGGCATTTGAGACCCCAGAAAATTGAAACAACTATTAACAATTCAGGAAGTCATATTACGTGTAGTGGTCAACAATCTCGGCATCCGGTTTGTTGTAACGAGCAGCCAAGTGTTTCTCAGCAAGGGCTAAACCAACAGCATTTGCAATACCTTGGCCAAGCGGACCTAATCAAAAGCAATGAGAGACAACGATTAGTCCCACCACTCCGTTCAACGTCCAAATATACTAGCTGAACTAAATTCTATCTAACCAGTGGTGACTTCAACACCAGGTGTCTCAAAGTTCTCAGGATGACCCGGAGTTTTGCTTCCCCATTGGCGGAACTGCTTCAAATCTTCCTCCTAAATATCCCATGGAAACACATTCAGTCCaatgggagaaaaaaaaaacccactcCATAACTCAATCCAGCACAAGCAATGTCATGAAAACAACTTAAAACCTTCCTGCACAGGACAATATCACCTCCATCTTGCTACTTTAAAAACCCAGGCTCCATTTACTAGCTCAAGTAATACAATCATCTTATACCAGGTGAATTAAACAAACTAAAAGCAGAccagtgaaaaaaaaatcagcaacCAACTCTAAACAGTACCAAATAATTGAAAAGGCTACAGAAAATAATAAATGTAAGCTAATTATAAAACAAGATCAGATATAATCCAGTAAAATTCCATTCAAAATCCAATTTTTACCAGATTCTCCACCAAAACCACCTCCAAAATGAGGTGCAAAAGTCAAACATCACAGCAAAATGCATTGAAAATCCGATCTTCAGCAATGTTCTAACAAGCCGACCTCGAAAATGACATGCAGAGTTGGAAAACCACTAATCCAAGAAAAAACCAGATCCAAAATCCAATCTTctaacccaaaacaaaaaaaaaaaacatctggGACTGCACCAGTTAGATCGGATAAACGGATGAATTCACACAGAAACTACGATTAAGAAGTGTTGACCTTGACAGAGTCATATCCAGCAAGGTGAAGCAAAGCATACTGAAGCATACATCCATGGCCGGCTGAGAGAACAAACCGGTCCCTGTTGAACCAATAAGGATTCTTGGGATTATACTTCATGACCTCATCATAAAGAATATGACCCATTGGAGCACAACCCATGGGTAGACCCGGGTGACCGGAATTAGCCTTCTCGACAGCATCGACGGCCAAGAAACGGATGGTATTGATGGACTTTTCTAAAAGGGCCGTGTCGGTTTTCTCCAGAGTTTCTACTGCAGCTGAGGCCAAGACCTGGGCTTGGCGTCGACCCGCTGTTGGGACGGAGGGACTGCGGCGGCGGGAGGTAGCAGTGGTGGTTGTGGAGGGGGCGGATTTAAGGCCAGAAAATGTGGGGAAGGAAACAGAAGGGAGGTGGGGGTTGGAAGAGCCATGGCGAGGGATGGAGCCGGCGAGAACGGCCTGGGAGAGAGtgagggaagaagaagaagccatGACTCTCTTCTGGTAGTGGTGTTGGTGGGGACTTGGGAGGGAGAAGAATTAGGGGGTGTGTTTCTTCGGGGTGGATAGATTATATCGAGAAGGGAGGGAGGAGAGTTGGTGGACTTATtaatttgattttgttgctgTGTTTTATTGAATGATGATGATATATGACGTTGTACTACAAAAATTGGTGTGTGAGAGAGGGATAAAAAAAGAGGCACAAGAAGACACTACTCTATTGGAGACCGAAAGAGGTACAAAAGCTTTGCTTTATTTTGGTATTGATTTGTTTGTTCAACTGCAAGAATATACCCACTACCATTAATGTGTTTGTAGTTTGCTTGCTCCTCCCCataaaaccaaaaatcaagaactTATCCcagatgatttgaaaaatgagaaGTACATCTAAGAAGTGGAAAAGGGAATCACCGAATTATAGTAAGTATTTAATTTTGGGTGCATATAATTTGAGTATATGTACACCAATTGAGTCAATAAAAAGGATTTGGACGGGTATACTTGTGGTTttgcatgtttacttgttatGGTGTAAGATTGTTGCACACTTTATATGATTTGATATATACTAATACGTATTACTTTATTACGGCACCATTTGTATCTAAAACCAATCTATTCCGTCTCAATTTTCAATTAAGATTTGTAATGATAAAGCTTGATTTGAAATCTTGATACACTAG
Encoded here:
- the LOC113755126 gene encoding pentatricopeptide repeat-containing protein At2g37230-like, which encodes MAYLSASKPSHFHPRNLSNVSTPLSLKSLFFFCSSPGSNPDQGTAPISPTESTGPETRNVDPAATPSRSPRGKHRRLQKNPEKLEDIICRMMANRAWTTRLQNSIRNLVPSFDHELVYNVLHGAKNSEHALQFFRWVERAGLFQHTRETHLKIIEILGRASKLNHARCILLDLPQKGVEWDEDMWVLLIESYGSAGIVQESVQLFQKMEELGVQRTIKTYDALFKVIMRRGRYGMAKRYFNKMLKEGIEPTRHTYNLMIWGFFLSSKVESAVRFFEEMKSREISPDVVTYNTMINGYCRVKNMEEAEKYFVEMKGRNLEPSVITYTTLIKGFVSAGGVDNALRFLEEMKKFGIKPNAITYSTLLPGLCDADKMSEADKILKEMVERHIAPNDDSIFTRLLSGQCKAGHLDAAADVLKAMIRLSIPTDAGHYGILIENFCKAGAYQRAVQLLDKLIEKEIILRPQTTLQMEPSAYNPVIEHLCNNGQTRKAELLLRQLMKMGVQDPVAFNNLIRGHSKEGTPESASELLTIMVRRKVVSEASAHVSLIESYLTKDEPADAKSALDTMIENGHLPDSSLYRSVMESLFADGRVQTASRVMMTMLEKGVKEHMDLIAKILEALLLRGHVEEALGRIELLMQNGLAPNFDNLLSILCEKGKTIAALKLLDHCLQRDYSVDFSSYDKVLDGLLAAGKTLNAYSILCKITEKGGVTDKNSYEDLIKTLNAEGNTKQADILSRMIMASDSKKGKKQAAMA
- the LOC113755124 gene encoding transketolase, chloroplastic, with product MASSSSLTLSQAVLAGSIPRHGSSNPHLPSVSFPTFSGLKSAPSTTTTATSRRRSPSVPTAGRRQAQVLASAAVETLEKTDTALLEKSINTIRFLAVDAVEKANSGHPGLPMGCAPMGHILYDEVMKYNPKNPYWFNRDRFVLSAGHGCMLQYALLHLAGYDSVKEEDLKQFRQWGSKTPGHPENFETPGVEVTTGPLGQGIANAVGLALAEKHLAARYNKPDAEIVDHYTYVILGDGCQMEGVSNEVSSLAGHWGLGKLIAFYDDNHISIDGDTEIAFTESVELRFEALGWHVIWVKNGNTGYDEIRAAIKEAKAVKDKPTLIKVTTTIGYGSPNKANSYSVHGSALGAKEVEATRQNLGWPYEPFHVPEDVKKHWSRHVPVGAAYEAEWNAKFAEYEKKYPEEAAELKSLITGELPAGWEKALPAYTPESPADATRNLSQQNLNALVKVLPGLLGGSADLASSNMTLLKMYGDFQTKTPEERNVRFGVREHGMGSICNGIALHSPGLLPYCATFFVFTDYMRAAIRISALSEAGVIYVMTHDSIGLGEDGPTHQPIEHLASFRAMPNILMLRPADGNETAGSYKVAVLNRKRPSILALSRQKLPQLAGTSIEGVAKGGYIISDNSSGNKPDVILIGTGSELEIAAKAADELRKEGKAVRVVSLVSWELFDEQSAEYKESVFPAAVTARVSIEAGSTFGWEKIVGPKGKAIGIDRFGASAPAGKIYKELGITAEAVVAAAKSVS